A portion of the Nitratidesulfovibrio termitidis HI1 genome contains these proteins:
- the rpsO gene encoding 30S ribosomal protein S15, whose protein sequence is MVMDVDQKKSIIDVHAKHEGDTGSPEVQVALLTARIEQLTGHFKTHKKDFHSRTGLLKMVGQRRKLLKYLKAKDVQRYRALIEKLGLRK, encoded by the coding sequence GTGGTCATGGACGTCGATCAGAAGAAGAGCATCATTGATGTGCACGCCAAGCATGAAGGCGACACCGGTTCGCCCGAAGTGCAGGTTGCCCTGCTCACCGCCCGCATCGAACAGCTCACCGGGCACTTCAAGACGCACAAGAAGGACTTTCATTCGCGTACCGGCCTGCTGAAGATGGTCGGTCAGCGTCGCAAGCTCCTCAAGTACCTGAAGGCCAAGGACGTTCAGCGCTACCGTGCGCTGATCGAGAAGCTGGGCCTCAGAAAGTAA